The following proteins are co-located in the Desulfobacterales bacterium genome:
- a CDS encoding penicillin-binding transpeptidase domain-containing protein — MFKRSKLNTRLYAPTHRWRNYQVKLHRRSAKEKAVRRLPIYFFALIVLIALTKGAFWVYDRAFIQPATSRAKPEEVSVKPLDQSDLQKLLASQPLTKLTRESFYLESGRGKYRMVTSVKPSLQQVITDHIDRKYAKYFGFVALDPESGEIQAMVSFDRTGENSNVCTRPDFPAASLIKIVTAGAAIEEYGFRPTTPVSFNGRKYTLYKSQLKTNEHRYTNHITFEDSFADSINPVFGKIGVHRLKKSGLEKYGRAFGFNQDINFDLPLAQSPLVVKDEVFNWAEIACGFNRQTLISPLHAAVLVAGVANEGRLMAPTLIQTVREKNQPVYKSQPQVLNQAVSADTANRLKRLMHATITEGTARKAFSARRRDKVLSRLDIGGKTGSINNNPLHIKYDWFAGFAEDPDGGKKLAVAVFVAHKEYIGTRAASYAKLAFQEYFKTPSTDSNL; from the coding sequence ATGTTTAAACGCTCAAAATTAAATACCCGGCTTTACGCCCCCACCCATCGCTGGCGTAACTATCAGGTCAAACTGCATCGGCGATCCGCCAAAGAAAAGGCCGTCCGCCGGCTGCCGATTTATTTTTTCGCCCTGATCGTCCTCATCGCGCTCACCAAGGGCGCTTTCTGGGTATATGACCGGGCATTTATTCAGCCGGCGACTTCCCGCGCAAAGCCGGAAGAGGTTTCTGTTAAGCCCCTGGACCAGTCTGATCTGCAGAAGCTTTTGGCCAGCCAACCGCTGACAAAGCTCACCCGGGAAAGCTTCTACCTTGAATCCGGCAGGGGGAAATACCGCATGGTCACCAGCGTCAAACCGTCTCTGCAGCAGGTCATTACGGATCACATAGACCGCAAATATGCCAAGTATTTCGGTTTTGTGGCCCTTGACCCGGAGAGCGGAGAGATTCAGGCCATGGTCAGTTTTGATAGAACCGGGGAGAATTCCAATGTGTGCACGCGGCCGGATTTTCCTGCAGCCAGCCTGATTAAAATCGTCACCGCCGGGGCGGCCATTGAGGAGTACGGATTTCGCCCTACCACGCCGGTCTCCTTTAACGGCAGAAAATACACCCTATACAAATCCCAGCTTAAAACCAACGAACACCGGTATACCAACCACATCACATTTGAAGATTCCTTTGCGGACTCCATTAATCCGGTGTTCGGCAAAATCGGTGTCCACCGCCTGAAAAAATCCGGACTGGAAAAATATGGCAGGGCGTTTGGGTTTAACCAAGACATTAATTTTGATCTGCCGCTTGCCCAAAGCCCGCTTGTAGTAAAAGATGAAGTTTTTAACTGGGCGGAAATCGCCTGCGGGTTCAATCGGCAGACCCTGATTTCGCCACTGCATGCGGCGGTCCTGGTAGCCGGCGTCGCAAATGAGGGAAGACTCATGGCGCCCACCTTAATTCAAACCGTGCGCGAAAAGAACCAGCCGGTTTATAAGAGCCAGCCCCAAGTCCTGAACCAGGCGGTTTCAGCGGATACGGCCAACCGATTAAAAAGGCTCATGCATGCCACGATCACCGAAGGAACCGCCCGAAAAGCCTTCAGCGCCCGCCGGCGGGACAAGGTCCTTTCCCGGCTGGATATCGGGGGTAAAACCGGCTCCATCAACAACAACCCCCTGCACATCAAATACGACTGGTTTGCCGGGTTCGCCGAAGACCCCGACGGCGGGAAAAAACTGGCGGTCGCCGTATTTGTGGCGCACAAGGAATACATCGGCACCCGGGCGGCCAGCTATGCGAAACTGGCGTTTCAGGAATATTTTAAAACCCCTTCAACCGATTCAAACTTGTAA